A region of Hydrogenimonas cancrithermarum DNA encodes the following proteins:
- the fliI gene encoding flagellar protein export ATPase FliI, with product MPLKSLRKRIKSTALSPAYGMIQSINANAIVATGLKVSIGQSVTILAGDERRLGMVTSLGAESFTITPFGFIEGMKVGDRVLLNRRSLDIPVGEKLLGRVVDPFMNPIDGKGAIHLDDYEPIMKSPMDAMKRGLIDEHFSVGIKSIDGLLTSGKGQKVGIFAGSGVGKSTLMGMIVKGSEATIKVVALIGERGREVPEFIAKNLGNDLTNTVIVVATSDDSALMRKYGAFSAMSVAEYFKRKGHDVLFMMDSVTRFAMAQREIGLALGEPPTSKGYPPSSLTLLPQLMERAGKEDGQGSITAFFTVLVEGDDLSDPIADQSRSILDGHIVLSRELTDRGIYPPVDILSSASRVIDDVTTPEHLAAARKFRHLLALLKENEMLVRIGAYQRGTDPQLDEALAKKERMEDFLRQSAQEVLPFDQTVEMLKEVVS from the coding sequence ATGCCACTCAAATCACTTCGAAAGCGCATCAAGAGCACGGCGCTCTCCCCTGCATACGGGATGATTCAGAGTATCAACGCCAATGCCATCGTCGCGACGGGACTGAAAGTGAGTATCGGGCAGAGCGTTACGATACTCGCCGGCGACGAACGGCGCCTTGGGATGGTGACCTCCCTGGGAGCAGAGAGTTTTACGATCACTCCGTTCGGTTTCATCGAGGGCATGAAAGTGGGCGATCGCGTCCTTTTGAACCGAAGAAGCCTCGATATCCCGGTCGGCGAGAAGCTTCTAGGCCGCGTCGTCGACCCGTTCATGAATCCGATCGACGGAAAAGGAGCGATCCATCTCGACGATTATGAGCCGATCATGAAGTCACCGATGGATGCGATGAAACGCGGACTCATCGACGAGCACTTCAGTGTCGGTATCAAAAGTATCGACGGGCTGCTAACCAGCGGGAAAGGACAGAAAGTCGGGATTTTCGCCGGCAGCGGGGTCGGAAAGTCGACGCTGATGGGAATGATCGTCAAAGGGAGTGAAGCGACAATCAAAGTGGTGGCGCTCATCGGGGAACGGGGAAGGGAAGTGCCCGAATTCATCGCCAAAAACTTGGGCAACGACCTGACCAACACCGTCATCGTCGTCGCGACGAGCGATGACAGCGCACTGATGCGCAAATATGGCGCCTTCAGCGCGATGAGTGTCGCGGAATACTTCAAGCGCAAAGGCCATGACGTTCTTTTCATGATGGACTCGGTTACCCGTTTCGCGATGGCGCAGCGTGAAATCGGTCTCGCGCTCGGCGAACCGCCTACCTCCAAAGGGTATCCGCCCTCATCTTTGACACTGCTGCCCCAGCTGATGGAGAGGGCTGGAAAAGAGGATGGCCAGGGTTCCATCACCGCCTTTTTTACAGTACTCGTCGAAGGAGACGACCTCAGCGATCCAATCGCCGATCAGAGCCGCAGTATTCTCGACGGCCATATTGTACTCAGCCGTGAACTGACCGACAGAGGTATCTATCCGCCGGTCGACATCCTCTCCTCAGCTTCACGGGTCATCGACGACGTCACGACGCCGGAGCACCTTGCAGCCGCCAGAAAATTTCGGCATCTACTGGCACTGCTCAAAGAAAACGAGATGCTTGTCCGCATCGGCGCCTATCAACGCGGCACCGATCCGCAGCTCGACGAAGCGCTGGCGAAAAAGGAACGGATGGAGGATTTTCTGCGTCAGAGTGCACAGGAGGTACTGCCTTTCGATCAAACCGTCGAAATGCTGAAAGAAGTCGTCAGCTGA
- a CDS encoding HIT family protein yields MIYEDADIYLEWEESEIPWIKIFTKEPYKELTDVPAPLRAKLWNIYEVVEKEMIDYFNPSKINMASFGNYVPRVHIHVMARFENDSYFPEPMWGKKQRAGTLELPDFAPFEKRLRERLS; encoded by the coding sequence ATGATCTATGAAGATGCCGATATCTATCTTGAATGGGAAGAGAGCGAGATTCCGTGGATCAAGATTTTTACGAAAGAGCCCTACAAAGAGCTGACCGACGTGCCCGCGCCATTGCGTGCAAAGCTGTGGAACATCTACGAGGTGGTCGAAAAAGAGATGATCGACTATTTCAATCCAAGCAAGATCAATATGGCTTCGTTTGGAAACTACGTGCCCCGGGTCCACATTCACGTGATGGCACGGTTTGAAAACGACAGCTATTTCCCGGAGCCGATGTGGGGTAAAAAGCAAAGGGCGGGAACACTCGAACTTCCCGATTTCGCACCTTTCGAGAAACGGCTGAGGGAACGCCTCAGCTGA
- a CDS encoding heme-binding domain-containing protein, translated as MSAGKMLGLIFLIGFSMIQLIPVERSNPKSDPALEIKAPTEVKEIFERSCYDCHSNKTRWPWYSNIAPMKWFIARDVRVGRQWLNFSEWESYDEAKKKKLKEMIFTAIGLAMPLGMYVQAHPQAKLSPEDREKIREWTGIKPEDIMNNPKRRLY; from the coding sequence ATGTCTGCAGGAAAAATGCTCGGACTGATATTTTTGATCGGATTTTCCATGATTCAGCTGATTCCGGTCGAACGAAGCAATCCGAAAAGCGATCCGGCATTGGAAATCAAAGCCCCGACCGAAGTCAAGGAAATTTTCGAACGGTCGTGCTACGATTGCCACTCCAACAAAACCCGCTGGCCCTGGTACAGCAACATCGCACCGATGAAATGGTTCATCGCACGTGATGTAAGAGTGGGGCGGCAGTGGCTCAACTTCAGTGAGTGGGAGAGCTACGACGAAGCGAAGAAAAAGAAGTTGAAAGAGATGATCTTCACAGCTATCGGTCTCGCGATGCCCCTGGGTATGTATGTGCAGGCACATCCTCAGGCAAAACTTTCACCCGAAGATCGGGAAAAAATACGTGAATGGACCGGTATCAAACCAGAAGATATCATGAACAACCCGAAAAGGCGGCTCTATTGA
- a CDS encoding endonuclease III domain-containing protein, whose amino-acid sequence MNKINFAKAVKLLEEAYEDWDAPAKRFERGYRRTPYTIMISVVLSFRTKDEVTLAADKKLFALADTPEKMVKLSRQEIEKVIYPVGFYRKKAQTILDISHTVLERFKGEVPRSEAELLGIKGIGPKAANIILESAFGVETVAVDIHVHRILNRWGFVSTKTPEESLKILKEKLTPAEQKGLNKLLVSFGQVLCRPVKPICSECPVVQLCERKL is encoded by the coding sequence ATGAATAAGATAAATTTTGCTAAAGCGGTAAAGCTTCTCGAGGAAGCCTATGAAGATTGGGATGCCCCCGCCAAACGGTTCGAGAGAGGATACAGACGAACGCCCTATACGATCATGATCTCTGTTGTTCTCAGTTTTCGGACCAAAGACGAGGTGACGCTGGCTGCGGACAAGAAGCTCTTCGCGCTGGCCGACACGCCTGAAAAGATGGTGAAATTGAGCCGGCAAGAGATCGAAAAAGTGATCTATCCTGTCGGGTTCTATCGTAAAAAGGCCCAGACGATTCTGGATATTTCGCATACCGTTTTGGAACGATTCAAAGGAGAGGTACCCCGAAGCGAGGCGGAACTGCTGGGAATCAAGGGAATCGGCCCGAAGGCTGCCAACATCATCCTCGAATCGGCTTTCGGAGTGGAAACCGTGGCGGTGGACATCCATGTTCACCGCATTCTGAACCGGTGGGGGTTCGTCAGCACGAAAACACCGGAAGAGAGTCTCAAAATACTCAAAGAAAAACTCACTCCGGCTGAACAGAAGGGGTTGAATAAGCTGCTTGTGAGTTTCGGGCAGGTACTATGCAGACCAGTAAAACCGATCTGCAGCGAATGTCCGGTTGTGCAGCTATGTGAAAGGAAGTTATAG
- a CDS encoding SulP family inorganic anion transporter — protein sequence MFAQLLKAYSGHSVKNDVLSGAVVAIALVPEAIAFSLIAGVSPLVGLYTAFLLGLITALVGGKPGMISGATGSVAVVMVALVASHGVEYLFFATILTGLIQVAFGLMKLAKFIRLVPQPAILGFVNGLAIVIALAQLPMFEGEGPVMYILVFATMATMVFLPKITKAVPAGLVAIIVLSLITVIFDLDTKRVADLGSIAGDLPSFHWPEVPLGFETFKIVLPYAAVMAAVGLIESLLTLSVLDEMSGEKGNANKEAVALGAGNATCGLFGGMAGCAMIGQSIINFTSGGRGRLSGVTAAVLLILFVVALSDYIGQIPIAVLVGIMFMVSVETFEWASIDRLRRMPKTDAFILATVTIVTIFTDLAMAVIIGVIISALVFAWQHARVYTRTYVEGRRKIYEFDGPLFFGSVQGFLDQFDVANDPDEVVMDFKRARVMDSSGVEAIDKITRRYEEAGKKLTIRHLSDDCKKLLKRAGKYCTYEEDDPTYKVAVNHEEYQKVY from the coding sequence ATGTTCGCACAACTACTCAAAGCCTATTCGGGCCACAGTGTCAAAAACGACGTTCTTTCGGGTGCTGTCGTTGCGATTGCGCTGGTTCCCGAAGCGATCGCTTTTTCGCTGATTGCAGGCGTATCTCCGCTTGTCGGGCTCTATACGGCCTTTTTGTTGGGACTCATTACCGCGCTTGTTGGCGGAAAACCGGGGATGATCAGCGGTGCGACAGGTAGTGTCGCCGTCGTTATGGTCGCACTGGTGGCGTCACACGGCGTGGAGTACCTTTTTTTCGCGACGATTCTGACGGGGCTTATCCAGGTGGCGTTCGGGCTGATGAAGCTGGCCAAATTTATCCGGCTCGTACCGCAGCCGGCGATTCTCGGGTTCGTCAATGGCCTGGCGATCGTCATTGCATTGGCGCAGCTGCCGATGTTCGAAGGGGAAGGGCCGGTGATGTATATCCTCGTCTTCGCGACGATGGCGACGATGGTTTTCTTGCCCAAAATCACGAAAGCGGTCCCGGCGGGTTTGGTGGCGATCATCGTCTTGAGCCTCATCACCGTTATCTTCGACCTCGATACCAAACGTGTGGCCGACCTTGGAAGCATTGCAGGGGACCTTCCGAGTTTTCACTGGCCGGAGGTTCCGCTCGGTTTCGAAACCTTCAAGATTGTGCTCCCCTATGCGGCGGTCATGGCGGCTGTCGGCCTGATCGAGTCGCTGTTGACCCTTTCGGTACTTGATGAGATGAGCGGTGAGAAAGGCAACGCGAACAAAGAGGCAGTGGCACTTGGTGCAGGCAACGCAACCTGCGGTCTCTTCGGCGGTATGGCGGGCTGTGCGATGATCGGACAGAGTATCATCAACTTCACTTCCGGCGGACGTGGGCGCCTTTCCGGGGTGACGGCGGCGGTTTTACTCATTCTCTTTGTCGTGGCGCTGAGCGATTATATCGGGCAGATTCCGATCGCCGTACTCGTAGGGATCATGTTTATGGTGAGTGTGGAGACCTTCGAGTGGGCGAGTATCGACCGGTTGCGCCGGATGCCGAAAACCGACGCTTTTATTCTCGCCACCGTCACGATCGTCACGATCTTCACCGATCTGGCGATGGCCGTCATCATCGGTGTCATCATTTCGGCGCTCGTCTTTGCATGGCAGCATGCGCGTGTCTATACGCGTACCTATGTCGAGGGACGGCGCAAAATCTACGAATTCGACGGTCCGCTCTTTTTCGGTTCGGTTCAGGGTTTTTTGGATCAGTTCGATGTAGCAAACGATCCCGATGAAGTGGTGATGGATTTCAAGCGCGCCCGCGTCATGGACTCAAGTGGTGTCGAGGCGATCGACAAGATTACACGCCGCTACGAGGAAGCAGGCAAGAAGCTTACGATCCGCCATCTGAGTGACGATTGCAAGAAGCTGCTCAAGCGTGCGGGCAAATACTGTACCTATGAAGAGGACGACCCGACCTACAAGGTCGCGGTCAACCATGAAGAGTATCAAAAGGTGTACTGA
- a CDS encoding NifS family cysteine desulfurase, with the protein MKVYLDNNATTMVDPEVKAAMDPYFTEIYGNPNSLHDFGTACHPALRKAMDHMYEALGARDEDDIVVTSCATESNNWVLKGIYFDLIKNGEKDHIITTEVEHPSITAVCRWLEEQGVHVTYLPVNQDGIVEAHTVRDFITDKTALVSIMWANNETGAIFPIEQIAEVCKEKGVLFHTDGVQAVGKIPVDVIKAGVDFMSFSAHKFHGPKGVGGLYIRNGHPLTSLLHGGEHMGGRRSGTLNVPGIVGMGKAMELATYYLKFEEENVRRLRDKLEDAILELPDIYSVGPRENRTPNTILVSVRGVEGEAMLWDLNRAGIAASTGSACASEDLEANPIMTAVGADSELAHTAVRLSLSRFTTEDEVDYTIEQFKKAVERLRSISSSYAYMPESMKDKQGEGATHG; encoded by the coding sequence ATGAAAGTCTATCTCGACAACAATGCGACCACAATGGTCGATCCCGAAGTCAAAGCTGCGATGGATCCCTACTTTACGGAGATCTATGGCAACCCGAACTCGCTGCACGATTTCGGAACCGCGTGCCATCCGGCATTGCGAAAAGCGATGGATCATATGTACGAGGCACTCGGCGCACGCGACGAGGATGACATCGTCGTCACCTCCTGTGCAACCGAGTCGAACAACTGGGTCCTCAAAGGCATCTATTTCGACCTGATCAAAAATGGCGAAAAAGATCACATCATCACGACGGAAGTCGAGCACCCTTCCATCACTGCGGTCTGCCGATGGCTCGAAGAGCAGGGTGTGCATGTAACCTATCTGCCGGTCAATCAGGACGGTATCGTCGAAGCGCATACGGTTCGTGACTTCATTACCGACAAAACGGCACTCGTGTCCATCATGTGGGCGAACAACGAAACGGGAGCGATCTTTCCGATCGAGCAGATTGCCGAGGTCTGCAAAGAAAAAGGTGTCCTGTTCCACACGGACGGTGTGCAGGCAGTTGGAAAGATTCCCGTCGACGTCATCAAAGCGGGCGTTGACTTCATGAGCTTTTCGGCCCACAAATTTCACGGACCTAAAGGAGTCGGCGGCCTCTACATCCGAAACGGGCATCCGCTGACATCGCTGCTGCATGGGGGAGAACATATGGGCGGACGCCGCTCTGGAACGCTCAACGTTCCGGGAATCGTCGGCATGGGAAAAGCGATGGAGCTTGCGACCTACTACCTCAAATTTGAAGAGGAAAATGTCCGCCGACTGCGCGACAAACTCGAGGATGCGATTCTGGAGCTTCCGGACATCTACAGTGTCGGGCCGCGTGAAAACCGAACACCGAATACGATTCTCGTCTCCGTTCGCGGCGTCGAGGGCGAAGCGATGCTTTGGGACCTCAACCGTGCCGGTATCGCGGCGAGCACCGGAAGCGCGTGTGCGAGCGAAGACCTGGAGGCGAACCCGATCATGACGGCCGTAGGCGCCGACAGTGAGCTGGCCCATACCGCCGTCCGTCTGAGTCTCAGCCGATTTACGACGGAAGACGAGGTAGACTATACGATAGAACAATTCAAAAAGGCGGTCGAACGACTTCGATCGATTTCGAGTTCGTACGCCTATATGCCCGAAAGCATGAAAGATAAGCAAGGAGAAGGAGCGACACATGGCTAA
- a CDS encoding iron-sulfur cluster assembly scaffold protein encodes MAKQDLIGGSIWEEYSQKVQDLMNNPKNQGELTEEDAKRLGGELIVADFGAESCGDAVRLYWIVDPKTDKILEAKFKSFGCGTAIASSDTMVELCKGKTVDEAVKITNIDVEKAMRDTPETPAVPPQKMHCSVMAYDVIKKAASLYKGVDMESFEDEIIVCECARVSLQTLKEVIRLNDLKTVEEITDYTKAGAFCKSCIKPGGHEEREYYLVDILAETRKEMEEEKLKATADKQASGEEISFNDMTLVQKIKAIDSVIDESVRQYLIMDGGNMEVLDVKQNGQYTDVYIRYLGACSGCASSTTGTLYAIESVLKEKLDPNIRVLPI; translated from the coding sequence ATGGCTAAGCAAGATTTGATAGGCGGTAGCATCTGGGAAGAGTACAGCCAAAAAGTACAGGATTTGATGAACAACCCCAAAAACCAGGGGGAACTGACCGAAGAGGATGCCAAGCGTCTCGGCGGCGAACTGATCGTCGCCGACTTCGGAGCAGAAAGCTGCGGCGATGCCGTACGCCTCTACTGGATCGTCGACCCGAAAACCGACAAAATCCTCGAGGCGAAATTCAAGAGTTTCGGTTGCGGTACCGCGATCGCGAGTTCCGACACGATGGTCGAGCTCTGCAAGGGCAAGACAGTCGACGAAGCGGTGAAGATCACCAACATCGACGTCGAGAAAGCGATGCGCGACACACCTGAAACACCGGCCGTTCCACCGCAGAAGATGCACTGTTCGGTTATGGCGTACGACGTCATCAAAAAAGCGGCGTCACTCTACAAGGGTGTCGACATGGAGAGTTTCGAAGACGAAATCATCGTCTGCGAATGTGCACGCGTCAGCCTGCAGACACTCAAAGAAGTGATCAGACTCAACGACCTCAAAACCGTCGAAGAGATCACCGACTATACCAAAGCGGGTGCATTTTGTAAAAGCTGTATCAAACCGGGCGGCCACGAAGAGCGCGAATACTACCTCGTCGACATTCTGGCCGAGACCCGCAAAGAGATGGAAGAAGAGAAGCTCAAAGCGACAGCCGACAAACAGGCCAGCGGCGAAGAGATCTCATTTAACGATATGACGCTCGTTCAAAAGATCAAAGCGATCGACAGCGTCATCGACGAGAGTGTCCGCCAGTACCTCATCATGGACGGCGGAAACATGGAAGTTCTGGACGTCAAACAAAACGGCCAGTACACCGATGTCTACATCCGCTATCTGGGTGCATGTTCCGGATGTGCCAGTTCGACAACGGGCACCCTCTATGCGATCGAGTCGGTCCTGAAAGAGAAACTCGACCCGAACATTCGCGTTCTGCCGATCTAA
- a CDS encoding DUF3185 family protein — protein MKKNIGIFLLFASMALFYWGYHESQLVSEPVAGLFQKDNGTRHILYINMLAIAVLLVGGYLSMDEYR, from the coding sequence ATGAAAAAGAATATAGGAATTTTTTTGCTATTCGCCAGCATGGCGCTTTTCTACTGGGGCTATCACGAGTCGCAGCTTGTCAGCGAACCCGTTGCCGGTCTTTTTCAAAAGGACAACGGGACACGACATATTCTCTACATCAACATGCTTGCCATAGCTGTTCTGCTGGTAGGGGGCTACCTGTCGATGGATGAATACAGGTAA
- the hemJ gene encoding protoporphyrinogen oxidase HemJ — translation MEYYTWILAFHVMSFISWMAMLFYQPRLYVYHREHADNGGFIEVVKIQENKLYHFIGVPAMWATIVSGSAMIALAPELFQTGMWLHVKLTAALLLVAYHFSLGWLKKRLHEGTCTKSGKFFRAYNEVPTILMIVIVIMVVVKPI, via the coding sequence ATGGAATACTATACATGGATATTGGCATTTCACGTGATGAGTTTCATCAGCTGGATGGCGATGCTCTTTTATCAGCCGCGGCTCTATGTCTACCACCGGGAGCATGCCGACAACGGAGGCTTTATCGAAGTGGTGAAGATCCAGGAGAACAAGCTCTACCACTTTATCGGCGTTCCGGCGATGTGGGCGACGATTGTTAGCGGAAGCGCGATGATCGCACTGGCACCGGAGCTTTTTCAAACCGGGATGTGGCTGCATGTGAAGTTGACGGCGGCGCTGCTGCTGGTGGCCTACCACTTTTCGCTCGGTTGGCTCAAAAAGCGTCTGCATGAAGGCACATGCACCAAAAGCGGAAAATTTTTCCGTGCCTACAACGAGGTCCCGACCATACTGATGATCGTTATCGTCATCATGGTGGTGGTCAAACCGATATGA
- a CDS encoding cytochrome b/b6 domain-containing protein — MKRKIYVWPLCIRTFHWLYALSFFAAFVLVWFENLLTLHVAFGMVFLLLALFRLSWGIIGPLYSNFRCFDFQGDHLVNYILHLFGQKEKTPGHNPASSWGAMVMLVLGFLLGMTGLLLYGIQEGRGIVSFLNPYFFGYMDQIGLIHTFSAYLLLAVVMIHIGGVVFEQLYHHTGIIWSMFTGYKYDTEGIDVHLDWKQNFFAAFFLFGSVWIYYYIVHTPDNALVKSRFADIDYEKAQPVLALECGDCHIVFPAYLLPEKSWKIIMDTPEDHYGEELDLDTEDAETIRAYLLRHSAERSTREAAVKVLASVKGRENVLSIVRTPYWRKRHKEIPTKVFKSKAVDSKYSCDACHPDILKGRIEDDAIRLPDVPFKDALKMHIYPKWR; from the coding sequence TTGAAACGAAAGATTTATGTCTGGCCGCTATGTATCCGTACATTTCACTGGCTCTATGCCCTCTCTTTCTTTGCCGCATTCGTGTTGGTCTGGTTCGAAAACCTCTTGACACTGCATGTGGCATTCGGCATGGTCTTTCTACTTCTGGCACTTTTCCGGCTCTCCTGGGGCATCATAGGTCCACTCTATTCCAACTTCCGCTGTTTCGATTTCCAAGGCGATCATCTCGTCAACTACATACTCCATCTTTTCGGCCAGAAGGAGAAGACACCCGGACACAATCCTGCCTCGAGCTGGGGTGCGATGGTGATGCTGGTATTGGGGTTTCTTCTCGGTATGACCGGACTTCTGCTCTATGGGATTCAGGAAGGGCGAGGCATCGTATCGTTTCTGAACCCCTACTTTTTCGGTTATATGGATCAGATTGGCCTGATCCATACCTTTTCGGCTTACCTTCTGCTCGCGGTCGTGATGATTCATATCGGGGGTGTGGTCTTCGAGCAACTCTATCACCATACGGGGATCATCTGGTCGATGTTCACGGGATACAAGTACGATACCGAGGGAATCGATGTCCATCTCGACTGGAAACAGAATTTTTTTGCCGCCTTTTTTCTTTTCGGCTCGGTATGGATCTACTACTATATCGTTCATACCCCTGACAATGCATTGGTGAAAAGCCGCTTTGCGGATATCGATTATGAAAAGGCGCAACCTGTACTGGCGCTGGAGTGCGGGGATTGCCATATCGTCTTTCCTGCCTACCTTCTTCCGGAAAAGTCATGGAAAATCATTATGGATACACCGGAGGATCACTATGGAGAGGAACTCGATCTCGATACCGAAGATGCCGAAACGATCCGTGCCTATCTTCTTCGGCACAGTGCCGAACGCTCCACACGGGAAGCGGCCGTCAAGGTTCTCGCCTCGGTAAAAGGCAGAGAAAACGTACTTTCGATCGTACGGACACCCTATTGGAGAAAGCGGCACAAAGAGATTCCCACAAAAGTTTTCAAATCGAAAGCGGTCGATTCGAAGTACAGCTGTGACGCATGCCATCCGGATATTCTCAAAGGCCGTATCGAAGACGATGCCATCCGGCTGCCGGATGTTCCCTTCAAAGATGCGCTCAAAATGCACATCTATCCTAAATGGCGGTAG
- a CDS encoding Tll0287-like domain-containing protein, which yields MRGLLRLLLFSVLIVGIAGATEYSLKDVEKIGGKIVKEIKKTMKRKLKKAKKSGGLEAMAEYCAENSFKDIEAIGEKYGIDLHVKRISFGNRNPKNAPKKDEEMMLKALDMMAKAGAFMPKTVVQAKEDGSFKLYAPLIMNSRACKKCHGDKAAIDPKIVNYFAKKYPQDRGYGFHSGDLRGAIVVEFPAPEDLE from the coding sequence ATGAGAGGATTATTACGGCTGTTGCTTTTTTCGGTGTTGATTGTCGGTATCGCCGGCGCGACGGAGTATTCGCTGAAGGATGTCGAGAAGATTGGCGGGAAAATTGTCAAAGAGATCAAAAAGACGATGAAACGCAAATTGAAAAAGGCTAAAAAGAGCGGCGGGCTCGAAGCGATGGCCGAATATTGTGCCGAAAACTCTTTTAAAGATATTGAAGCCATTGGGGAAAAATATGGAATCGATCTGCATGTCAAACGCATCAGTTTTGGCAACAGAAATCCGAAAAATGCGCCGAAAAAGGATGAAGAGATGATGCTCAAGGCATTGGATATGATGGCGAAAGCCGGAGCGTTCATGCCGAAAACTGTCGTGCAAGCGAAAGAGGACGGGAGTTTCAAACTTTATGCTCCTTTGATAATGAATAGCCGAGCCTGTAAAAAGTGCCATGGCGACAAAGCGGCGATTGATCCCAAAATTGTAAACTATTTCGCAAAAAAATATCCGCAAGACAGAGGGTACGGGTTTCATTCCGGCGATTTGCGCGGAGCGATCGTCGTGGAGTTCCCCGCACCGGAGGATTTGGAATAA
- the nrfD gene encoding NrfD/PsrC family molybdoenzyme membrane anchor subunit yields MDLQKIIPYRKLSLKELLVPENKFMALVAIVLTALFLIGVMIYLVHGHHAYGVTREHPWGLLIAMYIFFVVSSTGLCIVGSFGDVFGFKDYMAVSKRAIFGSIITILSGFAVIAFEIGHPVRMMIYNVISPGLTSAIWWMGTLYGIYLTFMVIEFVFLMRNDMKRAKIFGLIGLLVGLAAHSNLGGVFGFLNARVVANGVFYPTYFILTAFITGIYLIFLMYGYKYRGQPFPEDVAKALTNFAKIQGLLLAILMFFETWKMLTGVYGGMPERADTIMHILHTKSFWLGEVLCGMVIPFLVILKSKGTAIKSMVWASFIGMIGIFYMRYDLVHDAQLFPMQTLKIREYQLPPSFVDYFPSLTEMMIGFGGIGLCLILYFLGTKLFDLDSMPEHH; encoded by the coding sequence ATGGATTTGCAAAAAATTATTCCGTATAGAAAATTGTCTCTCAAAGAGCTGCTGGTACCTGAAAATAAATTTATGGCATTGGTCGCCATTGTGCTTACGGCGCTCTTTCTGATCGGTGTCATGATCTATCTGGTGCATGGACATCACGCCTATGGTGTTACACGTGAGCATCCATGGGGGCTTCTGATCGCGATGTATATCTTTTTCGTCGTTTCGAGTACGGGGCTCTGTATCGTCGGATCGTTCGGTGACGTTTTCGGTTTCAAAGATTATATGGCCGTCAGCAAACGTGCGATTTTCGGATCGATCATCACGATCCTTTCCGGCTTTGCCGTCATCGCGTTCGAGATCGGGCATCCGGTCAGAATGATGATCTACAATGTGATCAGTCCGGGCCTTACATCGGCCATCTGGTGGATGGGTACACTCTACGGTATCTACCTCACTTTCATGGTCATCGAGTTTGTCTTCCTGATGCGCAACGATATGAAGCGTGCGAAAATCTTTGGTTTGATCGGGCTGCTGGTCGGTCTTGCGGCACACTCCAACCTCGGAGGTGTTTTCGGTTTCCTGAATGCGCGTGTTGTCGCGAACGGTGTTTTCTATCCGACCTATTTCATTTTGACGGCGTTCATCACCGGTATCTATCTGATCTTTTTGATGTACGGATACAAATATCGCGGGCAACCGTTCCCTGAAGATGTAGCGAAAGCTTTGACGAATTTCGCTAAAATACAGGGGTTGCTACTCGCAATTTTGATGTTTTTCGAAACATGGAAAATGTTGACTGGAGTCTATGGTGGAATGCCTGAGCGTGCCGATACCATCATGCATATTCTGCATACCAAATCGTTCTGGCTCGGAGAGGTTCTGTGTGGTATGGTGATACCTTTTCTGGTCATTCTCAAGAGCAAGGGTACGGCGATCAAAAGCATGGTCTGGGCATCGTTCATCGGAATGATCGGGATCTTCTATATGCGTTACGACCTGGTGCACGATGCGCAGCTCTTTCCGATGCAGACGCTGAAAATCAGAGAGTATCAACTGCCGCCCTCCTTTGTCGACTATTTTCCGTCATTGACCGAGATGATGATCGGATTCGGAGGGATCGGTCTGTGTCTGATTCTCTATTTCCTGGGCACGAAACTTTTCGATCTGGACAGCATGCCGGAACACCATTAA